In Harpia harpyja isolate bHarHar1 chromosome 12, bHarHar1 primary haplotype, whole genome shotgun sequence, a single window of DNA contains:
- the PRSS56 gene encoding LOW QUALITY PROTEIN: serine protease 56 (The sequence of the model RefSeq protein was modified relative to this genomic sequence to represent the inferred CDS: deleted 1 base in 1 codon), whose amino-acid sequence MERGGKRTRGALLGVCLVPPVLLPLLPLLQLAGGAPLGQGLYPMPAGVLQALSSRGTLVLEAALRSALLALERALAEQQRQQGACGLCAPCLFPPCANLTRYCPPLAVPPAVPPVCQALLDAQALPELPQRNWALSQACAPYQRLCPPEGAQHACAQLSARLCRHRLQECRMAAAAPDPDAPAEAAMPGSCGHRGGPQANATAPRGRIMGGSVAPRGAWPWLVSVRLHGELMCGGVLVGRSWVLTAAHCFAGNQNELAWTVVVGDHELGKLGAGERAVPVRRILPHPKFNPKTFHGDLALLELAVTLAPSPTISPVCLPSGPAEPSPGTTCYIAGWGSLYEEGPAADVVMEAQVPLLSQETCQGALGRDLLTSTMFCAGYLSGGIDSCQGDSGGPLACQDPSSHRFILYGITSWGDGCGERGKPGVYTRVAAFADWLSLQMDPAPGSREPSCFDLLALAQLPPERQPPERARLCAFYAGSCQAPQGRAACTRMAEETCRARTRRCELHSYAQTLVDLLRRAGDFIRNQFDFSFLTRALPQLLGNIYGHLFPPRVRRDAPGPAVAGGQPSPTAEGPQRPPPSLKHWSPALPATMAHAEGGGHGPPGCPGPSRWGAGQLPPFAGLFRAVGPRLQDWVEALRAMAGGSPPAPTPDGGQLPGETWLFLQQGEEVVEELVGQGRAFLAQLRAELDLGIPLEAMELRRAPGELTGTPMPSWSAPREKRELVPTELPEVEEEEAGAGRACPGLNESAVRVGAVWELYAWVLRVPEPDLAMTFQEILVDLGSKNAKGLYRAQVRAMVGGRPTAFTGLVGLESDSLARSMPGLVALALEALKT is encoded by the exons ATGGAGCGAGGAGGGAAGAGAACACGGGGCGCTCTCCTCGGGGTctgcctggtcccccccgtgctgctgccgctgctgccgctgctgcagcTGGCGGGGGGGGCCCCCCTGGGCCAGGGGCTGTACCCCATGCCGGCCGGTGTCCTGCAAG CGCTGTCGAGCCGGGGGACGCTGGTGCTGGAGGCGGCGCTGAGGAGCGCGCTGCTGGCGCTGGAGCGGGCGCTGGCTGAGCAGCAACGGCAGCAGGGTGCCTGCGGGCTCTGTGCCCCTTGCCTCTTCCCCCCCTGTGCCAACCTCACCCGCTACTGCCCAC CACTGGCCGTGCCCCCCGCCGTGCCACCCGTCTGCCAGGCCCTGCTGGATGCCCAGGCGCTGCCCGAGCTGCCCCAGCGCAACTGGGCACTGAGTCAGGCCTGTGCCCCCTACCAGCGCCTGTGCCCACCCGAGGGGGCCCAGCATGCCTGCGCCCAGCTCAGCGCCCGACTCTGTCGCCAC CGCCTGCAGGAGTGCC GGATGGCAGCTGCAGCCCCGGACCCTGATGCACCAGCAGAAGCGGCGATGCCAG GGAGCTGCGGGCACCGTGGGGGACCCCAAGCCAACGCCACAGCCCCCCGAGGACGGATCATGGGTGGCAGCGTGGCCCCACGGGGGGCCTGGCCCTGGCTGGTGTCGGTGCGGCTCCACGGGGAGCTGATGTGTGGAGGGGTGCTGGTGGGACGCTCCTGGGTCCTCACCGCGGCCCACTGCTTTGCCGG GAACCAGAATGAGCTGGCGTGGACAGTGGTGGTGGGCGACCACGAGCTGGGCAAGCTGGGTGCGGGCGAGCGAGCAGTGCCCGTCCGGCGCATCCTGCCTCACCCCAAG TTTAATCCCAAGACATTTCACGGGGACCTGGCGCTGCTGGAGCTGGCGGTGACGCTGGCCCCGTCGCCCACCATCAGCCCCGTGTGCCTTCCCAGCGGccctgcagagcccagccctgGCACAACCTGCTACATCGCAGGCTGGGGCTCCCTCTACGAAG AGGGGCCAGCAGCCGATGTGGTGATGGAGGCACAGGTGCCCCTGCTCAGCCAGGAGACGTGCCAgggtgccctgggcagggacctGCTCACCAGCACCATGTTCTGTGCCGGTTACTTGTCTGGGGGCATCGACTCCTGCCAG GGTGACTCAGGGGGCCCGCTGGCGTGCCAGGACCCCTCCTCGCACCGCTTCATCCTCTATGGCATCACGTCATGGGGTGATGGCTGCGGTGAGCGGGGCAAACCGGGCGTCTACACCCGCGTCGCTGCCTTCGCGGACTGGCTCAGCCTCCAGATGGACC CTGCCCCTGGCAGCCGGGAACCGAGCTGCTTCGACCTGCTGGCGCTGGCCCAGCTGCCCCCCGAGCGGCAGCCGCCGGAGCGTGCCCGCCTCTGCGCCTTCTATGCCGGGTCCTGCCAGGCCCCCCAGGGCCGGGCCGCCTGCACCCGCATGGCCGAGGAGACCTGCCGCGCCAGGACTAGACGATGCG AGCTGCACTCCTACGCCCAGACCTTGGTGGATCTCCTGCGCCGGGCTGGGGACTTCATCCGAAACCAGTTCGACTTCTCCTTCCTCACTCGCGCCCTGCCTCAGCTCCTGGGCAACATCTATGGGCATCTTTTCCCACCCCGTGTCCGCAGGGATGCCCCAG GCCCAGCTGTGGCAGggggccagcccagccccacggcagaaggaccccagagacccccccccag CCTAAAGCACTGGAGTCCTGCTCTTCCTGCAACCATGGCACACGCGGAGGGAGGTGGACATGGCCCCCCGGGGTGCCCAGGGCCATCCAG GTGGGGGGCCGGGCAGCTACCCCCCTTTGCAGGGCTCTTCAGGGCTGTGGGGCCCCGGCTGCAGGACTGGGTGGAGGCGCTGAGGGCCATGGCggggggcagccccccggcaCCCACCCCGGACGGGGGGCAGCTCCCCGGGGAGACATGGCTCTTCTTGCAG CAGGGcgaggaggtggtggaggagcTGGTGGGACAAGGAAGAGCCTTCCTCGCCCAGCTGCGGGCAGAGCTGGACCTTGGCATCCCTCTTGAGGCCATGGAGCTGCGAAGGGCACCCGGAGAGCTGACGGGGACCCCCATGCCGAGCT GGTCGGCACCAAGGGAGAAACGTGAGCTGGTGCCCACGGAGCTGccagaggtggaggaggaggaggcaggcgcAGGCAGAG CCTGCCCTGGCCTCAACGAGTCGGCGGTGCGGGTGGGTGCGGTGTGGGAGCTGTATGCCTGGGTGCTGCGGGTGCCTGAGCCAGACCTGGCCATGACCTTCCAGGAG ATCCTGGTGGACTTGGGCTCCAAAAACGCCAAGGGGCTGTACCGGGCGCAGGTGCGGGCCATGGTGGGGGGCCGCCCCACGGCCTTCACTGGCCTCGTGGGGCTGGAGAGCGACTCGCTGGCCCGCAGCATGCCCGGCCTCGTCGCACTGGCGCTCGAGGCGCTGAAAACCTAA
- the CHRND gene encoding acetylcholine receptor subunit delta, translating into MGDLPGRLALLGALVLSGGLCVNQEERLLHHLFEEKGYNKDVRPVISTDQVVDVYLALTLSNLISLKEVDETLTTNLWLEQGWTDYRLQWNKSEFGDIEVLRLPPDMLWLPEIVLENNNDGLFEIAYYCNVLIYNTGYVYWLPPAIFRSACPINVNFFPFDWQNCTLKFSSLAYSALEISMHLKTDSDPETGKDYPVEWIIIDPEGFTENGEWEIIHRPARKNIHPDNPPESSEHQDITFYLIIKRKPLFYVINIVTPCILIAFMAILVFYLPADSGEKMTLVISVLLAQSVFLLLISQRLPATSHAIPLIGKYLLFIMLLVTAVVVICVVVLNFHFRTPSTHIMSDWVKEVFLESLPRLLGMSQPAESPVGTPCIRRCSSAGYIAKAEEYFSVKSRSELMFEKQSERHGLASRVTPARLVPLDAGEDQLYEHIKPVVDGANFIVKHMREKNSYNEEKDNWNRVARTLDRLCLFLITPMLVVGTLWIFLMGIYNHPPPLPFAGDPYDYREENKRFI; encoded by the exons ATGGGGGACCTGCCGGGGCGGCTGGCCCTGCTCGGGGCGCTGGTGCTGTCGG GCGGGCTCTGCGTGAACCAGGAGGAGCGGCTCCTCCACCACCTCTTCGAGGAGAAGGGCTACAACAAGGACGTGCGCCCCGTCATCTCCACCGACCAGGTCGTGGACGTCTACCTGGCCCTCACCCTCTCCAACCTCATCTCGCTG AAAGAGGTGGATGAGACGCTCACCACCAACCTATGGCTCGAGCAG ggctggacCGATTACCGCCTGCAGTGGAACAAATCTGAGTTTGGGGACATCGAGGTGCTCCGCCTGCCACCAGACATGCTGTGGCTGCCTGAGATAGTCCTGGAGAACAA CAATGATGGGCTATTTGAGATCGCCTACTACTGCAACGTCCTCATCTACAACACGGGCTATGTCTACTGGCTGCCGCCTGCCATCTTCCGCAGTGCCTGTCCCATCAATGTCAACTTCTTCCCCTTCGACTGGCAGAACTGCACCCTCAAATTCAG CTCGCTGGCATACAGTGCCCTGGAAATCAGCATGCACTTGAAGACAGACAGTGACCCGGAGACGGGCAAGGATTACCCGGTGGAGTGGATCATCATCGACCCTGAAGGCTTCACAG AAAATGGGGAATGGGAAATCATCCACCGCCCGGCCCGCAAGAACATCCACCCTGACAACCCCCCTGAGAGCAGCGAGCACCAGGACATCACCTTCTACCTCATCATCAAGCGCAAACCGCTCTTCTATGTCATCAATATTGTCACACCCTGCATCCTCATTGCCTTCATGGCCATCCTTGTCTTCTACCTGCCCGCCGACA GTGGTGAGAAGATGACCCTGGTGATCTCAGTGCTCCTGGCCCAGTCCGTCTTCCTTCTGCTCATATCCCAGCGCCTGCCTGCCACATCCCACGCCATCCCCCTCATTGGCAA GTATCTGCTTTTTATCATGCTTCTGGTGACAGCCGTGGTGGTGATCTGCGTCGTGGTCCTCAACTTCCATTTCcgcacccccagcacccacatcATGTCCGACTGGGTCAAAGAG GTCTTCCTGGAGAGCCTGCCCCGCCTGCTGGGCATGTCGCAGCCAGCCGAGAGCCCGGTGGGCACCCCGTGCATCCGGCGCTGCAGCTCGGCTGGCTACATCGCCAAGGCGGAGGAGTACTTCAGCGTCAAGTCCCGCAGCGAGCTCATGTTTGAGAAGCAGTCAGAGCGGCACGGGCTGGCCAGCCGTGTCACCCCTGCCC GTTTGGTGCCGCTGGATGCGGGCGAGGACCAGCTCTACGAGCACATAAAACCTGTCGTTGACGGTGCTAACTTCATCGTCAAGCACATGCGGGAGAAAAACAGCTACAATGAG gagaaggacaactggaaccgCGTGGCCCGGACCCTGGACCgcctctgcctcttcctcatCACCCCCATGCTGGTGGTGGGCACGCTCTGGATCTTCCTCATGGGCATCTACAACCAccccccaccgctgcccttcgCCGGAGACCCCTACGACTATCGGGAGGAGAACAAGCGCTTCATctag
- the CHRNG gene encoding acetylcholine receptor subunit gamma gives MRCHSLLLALCTLAGVGCRNQEEKLLQDLMTNYNRHLRPALRGDQIIDVTLKLTLTNLISLNEREETLTTNVWIEMQWSDYRLRWDPEKYDNIQLLRVPSTMVWLPDIVLENNIDGTFEITLYTNVLVSPDGSIYWLPPAIYRSACAIHVTYFPFDWQNCTMVFQSQTYSANEINLLLTVEEGQTVEWISIDPEAFTENGEWAIKHRPARKIINSEHFTPDDTQYQQVIFYLIIQRKPLFYIINIIVPCVLISAMAVLVYFLPAKAGGQKCTVSINVLLAQTVFLFLIAQKVPETSQAVPLIGKYLTFLMVVTVVIVVNAVIVLNISLRTPNTHSMSQRVRQVCLHLLPRYLGMHMPEETPGPPRAIRRRSSLGLMVKADEYMLWKARTELLFEKQKERDGLMKTVLEKIGRGLESGSAQDFCQSLEEAGPEIRACVDACNHIADATREQNDFSSESEEWILVGRVIDRVCFFIMASLFVCGTIGIFLMAHFNQAPALPFPGDPKQYLPQ, from the exons ATGCGCTGCCACAGCCTTCTCCTCGCCCTCTGCACCCTGGCAG GTGTGGGCTGCAGGAACCAGGAGGAGAAGCTGCTCCAGGACCTCATGACCAACTACAACCGGCACCTGCGCCCAGCCCTGCGCGGGGACCAGATCATTGATGTCACCCTCAAGCTCACCCTCACCAACCTCATCTCCCTG AATGAGCGGGAGGAGACCCTCACTACCAATGTCTGGATTGAGATG CAATGGTCCGATTATCGCCTGCGGTGGGACCCCGAGAAGTACGACAACATCCAGCTGCTGCGGGTGCCCTCCACCATGGTCTGGCTGCCTGACATCGTCCTGGAGAACAA CATCGACGGGACATTTGAAATCACCCTCTACACCAATGTGCTGGTGTCCCCTGACGGCAGCATCTACTGGCTGCCCCCCGCCATCTACCGCAGCGCCTGCGCCATCCACGTCACCTATTTCCCCTTCGACTGGCAGAACTGCACCATGGTCTTTCA GTCCCAGACGTACAGCGCCAATGAAATCAACCTGCTGCTGACGGTGGAGGAAGGCCAGACCGTGGAGTGGATCTCCATTGACCCCGAGGCTTTCACAG AGAACGGCGAATGGGCCATCAAGCACCGCCCTGCTCGGAAGATCATCAATTCAGAGCACTTCACCCCAGATGACACCCAGTACCAGCAGGTCATCTTTTACCTCATCATCCAGCGCAAGCCACTTTTCTACATCATCAACATCATCGTGCCCTGCGTCCTCATCTCTGCCATGGCTGTGCTGGTCTACTTTCTGCCCGCCAAAG CGGGTGGGCAGAAATGCACTGTCTCCATCAATGTCCTCCTGGCCCAGAccgtcttcctcttcctcattgCCCAGAAGGTGCCCGAGACTTCCCAGGCTGTGCCTCTCATTGGGAA GTACCTGACCTTCCTCATGGTGGTGACGGTGGTGATCGTGGTGAACGCTGTCATTGTCCTCAACATCTCACTGAGAACGCCCAACACTCACTCCATGTCCCAGAGAGTGCGCCAG GTGTGCCTGCACCTCCTGCCTCGTTACCTGGGCATGCACATGCCAGAGGAGACACCAGGGCCTCCACGAGCCATCCGGAGACGCAGCTCCTTGGGACTCATGGTGAAAGCTGATGAGTACATGCTCTGGAAAGCCCGGACTGAGCTGCTCTTCGAGAAGCAGAAGGAGAGGGACGGGCTGATGAAAACCGTGCTGGAGAAGATTG GACGTGGCCTGGAGAGCGGCAGTGCCCAGGACTTCTGCCAGAGCCTGGAGGAGGCAGGGCCCGAGATCCGCGCCTGCGTGGACGCCTGCAACCACATTGCCGATGCCACGCGGGAGCAGAACGACTTCAGTAGT GAGAGTGAAGAGTGGATCCTGGTGGGACGGGTGATCGACCGTGTCTgcttcttcatcatggcctccCTCTTTGTGTGCGGCACTATCGGCATCTTCCTCATGGCTCACTTCAATCAGGCGCCTGCCCTGCCCTTCCCCGGGGACCCCAAGCAGTACCTGCCACAGTGA